The following DNA comes from Solea senegalensis isolate Sse05_10M linkage group LG10, IFAPA_SoseM_1, whole genome shotgun sequence.
CACCAGCTCCTTCAGGGAGTGAGAcacctgtcctctctctgtgtccttcaGCCTCATCAGCTCCTCCTGCACCTGAGCCACCGGGCGGCCCAGTTCATAGCCCACGTCCACCAGCAGGTCTAAGAGCGCCACCCTGTGGCGGTCCAGTCCGTAGCGTCTGACCACAGGTAGCGCCCTCTGTGCCGCAGCAAACGCCTGCTCCGCACACTCCAGGTCACGGTAACAGACGGCGAGGGCGGAGAGGGTGGGTACGATGAGGGCGGGGctttgccatggcaacagcttctcctccatctctaaAACTAGCTGCAGTTGTTCCAGTGTCAACCG
Coding sequences within:
- the snx20 gene encoding sorting nexin-20; this encodes MAEPGPGPGPEWGGTHVDSLTPGCSSLTTKQLQENLRAVKRQQRPLRLLFEIPTSRVIEQTLSKHVVRVFVWTGSAEPPHLAPLCAGGRLTLEQLQLVLEMEEKLLPWQSPALIVPTLSALAVCYRDLECAEQAFAAAQRALPVVRRYGLDRHRVALLDLLVDVGYELGRPVAQVQEELMRLKDTERGQVSHSLKELVVQQFL